A stretch of Lathyrus oleraceus cultivar Zhongwan6 chromosome 6, CAAS_Psat_ZW6_1.0, whole genome shotgun sequence DNA encodes these proteins:
- the LOC127094672 gene encoding uncharacterized protein LOC127094672, translated as MGLPPSKGFNVIMVVVDRFSKAIHLGALATRFTAYKVEELFVSIVRKHHGLRKSIISDRDPIFISRFWKDLFTFSGTLLRMSSAYHPQTDGQTEVMNRTVEQYLRAFVHAKPSQWVALLPWAEYHYNTSVHTASGLSPFQVMFRKLPPSIPSYIAGSSTIDACDSVLQSHDEILHLLPKVGPVAYKLELSSHSRIHNVFHYSLLKLHEGVPPTVIDQIPHDSINNHPVVTPLAVLEFQTRLIEGIPTRFALVQWQGLSPDDTSWENWEELRRDYNLEDKVDFVGGSIDTGKPIRDDIGPMREVENNEEQGPRTKRIIKIPKRLEDYVIILTASEEKI; from the exons ATGGGGTTGCCTCCCTCTAAGGGATTCAATGTGATCATGGTGGTAGTTGATAGATTTTCTAAGGCAATTCATCTAGGAGCGCTAGCTACTAGGTTCACAGCATACAAGGTAGAAGAGTTATTTGTTTCCATTGTCCGTAAACATCATGGCCTTCGAAAGAGTATTATTTCCGATCGTGACCCGATTTTTATCAGTCGCTTTTGGAAGGACCTTTTTACATTCAGTGGTACCTTGTTGAGGATGAGTTCTGCGTATCACCCTCAAACCGACGGTCAAACAGAGGTTATGAATCGTACCGTGGAACAATATTTGCGAGCTTTTGTTCATGCTAAACCATCTCAGTGGGTCGCTTTACTTCCTTGGGCTGAATATCATTATAACACTTCTGTGCACACTGCATCGGGTTTATCCCCCTTCCAAGTGATGTTTAGAAAATTGCCCCCATCGATCCCGTCTTACATTGCAGGTTCATCGACAATTGATGCTTGTGATTCTGTGTTGCAATCCCATGACGAAATTCTTCACTTACTGC CCAAAGTTGGTCCTGTGGCTTACAAACTGGAGTTGTCCAGTCATTCTCGCATTCACAATGTATTCCATTATTCTCTTTTGAAGCTTCATGAGGGAGTACCTCCGACTGTTATTGATCAAATTCCCCATGACTCAATTAACAATCACCCTGTGGTTACTCCTTTGGCTGTACTGGAATTTCAGACAAGACTCATAGAGGGAATTCCCACGCGTTTCGCTCTGGTTCAGTGGCAGGGACTGTCTCCTGATGATACATCATGGGAAAATTGGGAAGAGTTGCGTCGTGACTACAACCTTGAGGACAAGGTTGATTTTGTTGGGGGGAGTATTGATACGGGCAAGCCCATTAGAGATGACATTGGCCCAATGAGGGAAGTGGAAAACAATGAAGAGCAAGGCCCAAGGACAAAAAGAATAATCAAAATTCCTAAAAGGTTGGAGGATTATGTGATTATTTTGACAGCTAGTGAAGAAAAGATCTAG